The Sulfurimonas lithotrophica genome includes a region encoding these proteins:
- a CDS encoding (2Fe-2S) ferredoxin domain-containing protein, which produces MGIPQPAFYIFKCEQSAPPGMPKPSCVSAQNPESQELFQYLAQKLMQEGVMGTVQPIRTGCMNRCNVGPVMLVEPGHIMYTGLTKEKIDRIIKEHIMEGKVVEEYVIDSELWDEPISPADMKKQMGM; this is translated from the coding sequence ATGGGAATTCCACAACCGGCTTTTTATATATTTAAGTGTGAACAATCGGCACCTCCCGGTATGCCAAAACCTTCTTGTGTATCTGCGCAAAATCCAGAGTCTCAAGAGTTGTTTCAATACTTAGCACAAAAACTTATGCAAGAGGGTGTAATGGGAACGGTACAACCTATTCGTACAGGCTGTATGAATCGTTGTAATGTAGGTCCGGTTATGCTGGTAGAACCTGGTCATATAATGTACACAGGCTTAACTAAAGAAAAAATTGATAGAATTATAAAAGAGCATATCATGGAAGGCAAAGTAGTAGAGGAGTATGTAATAGACTCTGAACTATGGGATGAACCAATCTCACCGGCAGATATGAAAAAACAGATGGGAATGTAG
- the panD gene encoding aspartate 1-decarboxylase — protein MNIEMLYSKIHRATVTDANLNYVGSITIDEELMEAAKMRVGQKVEILNINNGERFSTYIILGERGKRDICLNGAAARKVHKGDKIIIVAYASYTEKDLETYKPKVVLLNDENNIDEIVDSI, from the coding sequence ATGAATATTGAGATGTTATATAGTAAAATTCATCGTGCAACCGTTACGGATGCTAATTTAAACTATGTTGGTTCTATCACTATTGATGAAGAGTTAATGGAAGCTGCAAAGATGCGTGTCGGTCAAAAAGTTGAGATTTTAAACATCAATAACGGTGAGCGTTTTTCAACTTACATCATCTTGGGTGAACGTGGTAAGCGTGATATATGTCTAAACGGTGCAGCTGCTCGTAAAGTGCATAAAGGCGATAAAATTATCATTGTTGCATACGCTTCGTACACTGAAAAAGATTTAGAGACATATAAACCAAAAGTTGTTTTATTAAACGATGAAAACAACATCGACGAGATAGTGGATTCAATCTAA
- a CDS encoding YbaB/EbfC family nucleoid-associated protein — MFGNLGDMTKMLEGMQENASKLQAELESKTFSVKAGGGMVEVSINGKGEIVDLEIDDSLLEDKDSLQILLIGAMNDAYDMVQKNQQNSALSMLGGMGGKNPFGAA; from the coding sequence ATGTTTGGTAACTTGGGTGATATGACTAAGATGCTAGAAGGGATGCAGGAAAATGCTTCCAAACTTCAAGCAGAGTTGGAGTCTAAAACTTTTAGCGTAAAAGCCGGCGGCGGTATGGTTGAAGTTAGTATTAACGGGAAAGGGGAAATTGTTGATTTAGAGATTGACGATTCTCTTTTAGAAGATAAAGACTCTCTTCAAATTTTACTTATCGGTGCAATGAACGATGCATATGATATGGTTCAAAAAAACCAGCAAAACTCCGCACTTAGTATGCTTGGTGGAATGGGTGGAAAAAATCCATTTGGAGCTGCGTAG
- a CDS encoding DUF7488 domain-containing protein: MLRVFFALNFLILNLLACKGGYQTCIQKVQDSNSIQRQTIQIPISKKQKLIYSNIAPDAKIIKHDPFLNLYLIEANKSFKYPFRTNYKLSLGHAAVDNTMAIEGKFKRKQIGLNRLANFTEVVNTPALLLNSCCALEGLVTPKGIIQKEYIDNFLKNKKVAYGDIGIRADDKNDKVIISRINPFDNSIKLKKGDIVLAIDSKEVKDASFLMCEILFSDIGKKHKLKIKRDKKILTIEAITKKRFGGGAISDTFLETKGLYFANDLTILKISKNFKSYGIKVGDKLLQVNGKKVSSTFDIRKNIDDFKSHASLLFVRDDFQFFVNIN; this comes from the coding sequence ATGTTAAGAGTGTTTTTCGCTCTTAATTTTCTTATTTTAAACCTATTAGCCTGCAAAGGCGGATATCAAACTTGTATACAAAAAGTTCAAGACTCAAACTCTATCCAAAGACAGACTATTCAAATCCCAATTTCAAAAAAACAAAAACTTATATACTCAAATATTGCCCCTGATGCTAAAATAATCAAACACGATCCATTTTTAAATTTGTATCTTATAGAAGCTAACAAAAGTTTCAAATATCCTTTTAGAACTAATTATAAATTATCCTTAGGTCATGCTGCAGTTGATAATACAATGGCAATTGAGGGTAAATTCAAAAGAAAACAGATAGGGCTTAACAGACTTGCCAATTTTACAGAAGTTGTAAATACTCCGGCACTTTTACTTAATTCATGTTGTGCACTGGAAGGTTTAGTTACGCCAAAAGGGATAATTCAAAAAGAATATATTGATAACTTTTTAAAAAATAAAAAAGTTGCTTATGGCGATATCGGTATAAGAGCCGATGATAAAAACGATAAAGTTATAATCAGCAGGATTAATCCTTTTGATAACTCTATTAAGCTAAAAAAAGGTGATATCGTTTTAGCAATAGATTCAAAAGAGGTAAAAGATGCTTCTTTTTTAATGTGTGAAATATTATTTAGCGATATAGGTAAAAAACATAAGTTAAAAATAAAAAGAGATAAAAAGATATTAACCATAGAGGCTATAACGAAAAAACGTTTTGGCGGTGGTGCTATAAGCGATACTTTTTTAGAAACAAAAGGTTTATACTTCGCTAATGATTTAACAATCTTAAAAATCTCAAAAAATTTTAAGAGTTACGGCATAAAAGTTGGAGACAAACTTCTTCAAGTTAATGGGAAAAAAGTGAGTTCAACATTTGATATAAGAAAAAATATAGATGACTTTAAATCTCATGCATCTTTACTTTTTGTAAGAGATGATTTTCAGTTTTTTGTAAATATCAACTAA
- a CDS encoding polyprenyl synthetase family protein: MQNFEKFLQDNLPVSKSIHPTYEKALHEMLKAGGKRFRPALLLGVVGAYNNLLIDGARHAAYAIELLHTYSLIHDDLPAMDDSPLRRGKPTLHVVYDEVTAILVGDALNTYSFEVLADAPFSDAIRVKLIRELAYNGGLNGMVLGQAIDCYFENQPLSIDDVKILHTNKTAKLIAASLKMGAIIVGEEELGEKLYDFGIKLGVLFQIQDDILDVTQTSEEAGKLTNNDEDKNSFVTLIGLENSMKEANILADELTMELNNFDENLKESLSSLLTKYINRHR, translated from the coding sequence ATGCAAAATTTTGAGAAGTTTTTACAAGATAATTTACCGGTATCTAAGTCAATTCATCCGACATATGAAAAAGCGTTGCATGAGATGTTAAAAGCTGGTGGAAAAAGGTTCCGTCCTGCTCTTTTGTTAGGTGTTGTAGGTGCGTATAACAATCTATTGATCGATGGTGCTAGACATGCAGCTTATGCAATAGAGTTACTTCACACATACTCACTTATTCATGATGATTTGCCTGCAATGGACGACTCGCCTCTTCGCCGTGGAAAGCCGACACTTCATGTAGTGTATGACGAAGTTACGGCTATACTTGTTGGTGATGCTTTAAATACTTACAGTTTTGAAGTTTTAGCAGATGCACCGTTTTCGGATGCTATAAGGGTTAAGCTGATTCGTGAGCTCGCATATAACGGCGGTTTAAACGGTATGGTATTGGGGCAGGCTATTGATTGTTACTTTGAAAACCAGCCACTAAGTATAGATGATGTAAAGATACTTCATACTAACAAAACAGCTAAACTCATAGCGGCTTCACTTAAGATGGGGGCAATTATAGTAGGAGAAGAGGAATTAGGTGAAAAACTTTATGATTTTGGTATAAAACTTGGAGTATTATTTCAAATTCAAGATGATATTTTGGATGTTACTCAGACAAGTGAAGAGGCCGGGAAGTTAACTAATAACGACGAAGATAAAAATAGTTTTGTGACTTTAATAGGGCTTGAAAACTCTATGAAAGAAGCAAATATTTTAGCAGATGAACTCACTATGGAGTTAAACAACTTTGATGAGAATTTAAAAGAATCTCTCTCATCATTACTTACAAAATATATTAACAGACACAGATAA
- the tkt gene encoding transketolase, with product MLTDTDKEQQTMSNQMRQKMADTIRFLAADMVQAANSGHPGAPMGLADIAVVLSEHLNHNPKNPSWLNRDRLVFSGGHGTGLIYSLYYLWGYGLEIDDLKNFRQLDSKTPGHPEYGHTKGVEITTGPLGQGIANAVGFAMASKFMGAQVNSETASMIDHNVYCLCGDGDLEEGISYEACSIAGHNKLDNLILIYDSNRITIEGSTDLSISEDIRGRFISQGWDVLECDGHNFDEIDSSITTAKANSKPTLIIANTVIAKGAGELEGSHHSHGAPLGEDIIKKAKEAAGFDPKKLFHVDEDVMVRFRCAIEEGDLKEREWIHSQKTMPLMEQNEALEALQNPDFSRIQWPEFDKADATRSTNGKIMNAIAKAVPSFIGGSADLSPSNKTDLKDMGVFPKGRNIYFGIREHAMASIVNAMGLYGGLLPFSATFFVFSDYLKPSARIAALSGIQHFFVWTHDSIGVGEDGPTHQPIEHLSQFRALPNFYVWRPADGAENIEAWKKALEMKNSPSAFVCSRQNLSVLPQAVSGDASKGGYLLASDSDAVITLMASGSEVELALDVKTALNEKGVSVNVVSVPCFDLLIEQDKSYIDSIIQEGTKKVAIEAARGMEWYRLADEVIGMDSFGASAPAGELFKKFGFSVDSVVEKIK from the coding sequence ATATTAACAGACACAGATAAGGAACAACAGACAATGAGCAATCAAATGCGTCAAAAGATGGCAGATACAATTAGGTTTTTAGCAGCAGATATGGTTCAAGCGGCAAATTCGGGTCACCCGGGTGCACCTATGGGATTAGCTGACATCGCAGTAGTTTTAAGTGAGCATTTAAATCACAACCCTAAAAACCCGTCTTGGTTAAACCGTGACCGTCTTGTATTCTCAGGTGGACACGGAACTGGACTTATATATTCTTTATACTATCTTTGGGGGTATGGTTTAGAGATAGATGATTTAAAGAATTTTCGTCAACTTGATTCTAAAACACCTGGACATCCTGAATACGGTCATACAAAAGGTGTTGAGATTACTACCGGACCTCTTGGTCAAGGTATTGCAAATGCTGTCGGTTTTGCAATGGCTAGTAAATTTATGGGTGCTCAGGTTAACAGCGAGACAGCATCTATGATAGACCACAACGTCTATTGTCTGTGTGGTGATGGCGATTTGGAAGAGGGTATAAGCTATGAGGCCTGTTCAATCGCAGGTCACAATAAACTTGATAACTTAATTCTTATTTATGATTCAAACCGTATCACTATTGAGGGTTCTACTGATTTAAGCATCTCAGAAGATATCCGCGGTAGATTTATCTCTCAAGGTTGGGACGTATTAGAGTGTGACGGTCACAACTTTGATGAGATAGACAGCTCAATCACAACAGCTAAGGCTAATTCAAAACCGACACTTATCATAGCAAATACGGTTATTGCAAAAGGTGCGGGTGAGCTGGAAGGTTCACACCACTCTCACGGTGCTCCTCTTGGTGAAGATATCATCAAAAAAGCAAAAGAGGCAGCAGGGTTTGATCCTAAAAAATTATTCCATGTAGATGAAGATGTAATGGTGCGTTTTAGATGTGCTATAGAAGAGGGAGATTTAAAAGAACGTGAGTGGATACACTCTCAAAAAACAATGCCTCTAATGGAGCAAAACGAAGCCCTTGAAGCACTTCAAAATCCTGATTTTTCACGTATCCAGTGGCCTGAATTTGACAAGGCTGATGCTACTCGTTCTACTAACGGAAAAATTATGAACGCTATTGCAAAAGCGGTGCCTAGTTTTATAGGCGGGTCTGCTGATTTAAGTCCGTCTAACAAAACTGACTTAAAAGATATGGGAGTATTTCCAAAGGGAAGAAATATTTACTTCGGTATCCGTGAGCATGCTATGGCATCTATTGTAAATGCAATGGGATTATACGGTGGACTTTTACCGTTCTCTGCAACATTCTTCGTGTTCTCAGATTATTTAAAACCGTCTGCTCGTATAGCTGCACTTTCTGGAATCCAGCACTTTTTCGTATGGACGCATGATTCTATCGGTGTAGGTGAAGACGGTCCGACTCACCAGCCAATTGAACATCTTTCGCAGTTTCGTGCATTACCTAACTTTTATGTATGGCGTCCGGCAGATGGAGCTGAGAATATTGAAGCTTGGAAAAAAGCATTAGAGATGAAAAACTCTCCAAGTGCATTCGTATGTTCACGTCAAAATCTTTCAGTGCTTCCACAAGCAGTTAGCGGAGATGCTTCTAAGGGTGGTTACTTACTTGCATCTGATAGCGATGCTGTAATAACTCTAATGGCTAGTGGATCTGAAGTTGAATTGGCACTAGATGTAAAAACGGCACTTAATGAAAAAGGTGTATCTGTAAACGTTGTATCTGTTCCTTGTTTTGATTTACTTATAGAACAAGATAAATCATATATAGACTCAATTATCCAAGAAGGTACTAAAAAAGTAGCTATTGAAGCGGCTCGCGGTATGGAGTGGTACAGACTTGCGGATGAGGTTATCGGGATGGATAGCTTTGGTGCATCTGCTCCTGCAGGAGAGTTATTTAAGAAATTCGGTTTCTCTGTAGATAGTGTTGTAGAAAAAATAAAATAA
- a CDS encoding Crp/Fnr family transcriptional regulator, with product MSEQNVVHGIVKDEELTLNLPDLVSKKKLIKYQRGEMAFDSYDTMNYFYFVMSGKIKISQINSKNAKEQTINILTRGDMFDTVTLLDGKEHDYISTVIEESEVVEVPIAHVRELIENDSAFKSFFFPYLAKQMRQIEDLAVDLSLYDVYNRLLRLIGRNIDKTKNVTKLNLIDNLSHEELASLVGSVRKVVNRNLQKLKEEGVIELSRKHIKLKNLQDLLEKLKY from the coding sequence ATGTCTGAACAAAATGTAGTTCACGGTATCGTAAAAGATGAAGAGCTGACCCTTAACTTACCCGACTTAGTCTCCAAGAAAAAACTCATTAAATACCAACGCGGTGAAATGGCTTTTGACAGTTATGACACAATGAATTATTTTTATTTTGTAATGAGCGGAAAAATAAAAATATCTCAAATAAATTCAAAAAATGCAAAAGAACAAACTATAAATATTTTAACACGCGGTGATATGTTTGATACCGTAACATTACTTGATGGAAAAGAGCATGATTATATCTCTACCGTAATTGAAGAGAGTGAGGTTGTTGAAGTTCCAATAGCACATGTTAGGGAGTTAATAGAGAATGACAGTGCATTTAAGAGTTTCTTTTTTCCATATTTGGCAAAACAGATGCGCCAAATTGAAGACTTGGCGGTTGATTTATCTTTATATGACGTATATAACCGTTTACTTAGACTGATCGGAAGAAATATAGACAAAACGAAAAACGTAACAAAACTAAATTTAATTGATAATTTGTCACATGAAGAGTTGGCTTCTTTAGTCGGAAGTGTCAGAAAAGTGGTGAACAGAAATCTTCAAAAACTAAAAGAAGAGGGTGTAATAGAACTCTCGAGAAAACATATAAAGTTAAAAAATCTACAAGATTTATTAGAAAAATTAAAGTATTAG
- the mqnP gene encoding menaquinone biosynthesis prenyltransferase MqnP, producing the protein MQKYIDKIKDFNELVMFEHSIFSLPFIFIAMVVAADGWFGFTLLIFGVLAAVSARNFAMGLNRFADRDIDADNPRTESRPSVDGRIDASSILIFIAVNAFVFVAVAYMINSLAFWLSFPILFVLGSYSYFKRFSSLAHIILGISLGLAPIAGVIAVSAEITPWSVLLSLGVIFWVAGFDLLYSLQDIEFDIQNNLHSIPSKYGSDATLFISSIFHGLSVVFWAMFVWVASLGVFAWTAVVLSAFMLGYEHHLVRKDFTKIDRAFFTVNGYLGIFFFILVVMDRLAV; encoded by the coding sequence TTGCAAAAGTACATAGACAAAATAAAAGATTTTAACGAACTGGTAATGTTTGAGCACTCTATATTTTCATTGCCGTTTATTTTTATAGCTATGGTCGTGGCTGCGGATGGATGGTTTGGCTTTACGCTTCTTATTTTTGGAGTTTTAGCAGCTGTTAGTGCAAGAAACTTTGCAATGGGATTAAACCGTTTTGCAGACCGTGATATAGATGCAGATAATCCTAGAACCGAGAGTCGTCCGAGTGTGGATGGACGTATAGATGCGAGTAGCATCTTAATCTTCATAGCTGTAAATGCTTTTGTTTTTGTAGCGGTAGCTTATATGATAAACTCTCTGGCATTTTGGTTAAGTTTTCCTATTTTATTTGTGCTTGGCAGTTATTCATATTTTAAACGTTTTTCATCTTTGGCACATATTATTTTAGGTATATCTTTGGGACTTGCTCCAATCGCCGGTGTAATAGCCGTAAGTGCAGAGATAACTCCTTGGTCGGTTTTACTATCACTCGGTGTAATATTTTGGGTTGCGGGATTTGATTTGTTATACTCACTTCAAGATATAGAGTTTGATATACAAAATAACCTGCATTCTATCCCTTCAAAATACGGCTCGGATGCTACACTTTTTATATCTTCAATTTTTCACGGTTTAAGTGTTGTGTTTTGGGCAATGTTCGTATGGGTAGCATCACTTGGTGTTTTTGCATGGACGGCAGTAGTCCTTAGTGCTTTTATGCTTGGGTATGAGCACCATTTGGTGAGGAAAGATTTTACAAAGATAGATAGAGCTTTTTTTACGGTAAATGGATATCTTGGCATTTTCTTTTTTATTTTAGTAGTAATGGATAGGTTGGCAGTATGA
- a CDS encoding DUF6115 domain-containing protein yields MPSELLEYFQLEYIVVIMAGIILYLLYYVYSKDALYNRNIHSIASVVEELNREIFYLKKNTKELEVKSKVNSKHMSDEEIYQEIERSVYDLVHPLSQALKQMQESVDMIEAQVDTRVSNLESGVKQISIPGSIHANDDTKVISLYKQGVNIETISKELHISKAEVEFVLKINEIK; encoded by the coding sequence ATGCCATCAGAGCTTTTAGAGTATTTTCAGTTAGAATATATCGTAGTGATTATGGCGGGAATTATCCTTTATCTGCTTTATTATGTTTACTCTAAGGATGCACTCTACAATAGAAATATCCACTCTATTGCATCTGTTGTAGAAGAGTTAAACAGAGAAATTTTTTATTTGAAAAAAAATACTAAAGAGTTAGAAGTTAAGAGTAAAGTGAATTCAAAGCACATGAGTGATGAAGAGATTTATCAAGAGATAGAGCGAAGCGTGTATGACTTAGTCCACCCTTTGTCTCAGGCACTTAAGCAGATGCAAGAGAGTGTAGATATGATTGAAGCTCAGGTTGATACTCGCGTATCAAACTTAGAGAGCGGTGTTAAACAGATATCGATTCCCGGTTCAATCCATGCAAATGATGACACAAAAGTAATCTCACTTTATAAACAAGGTGTTAATATTGAAACCATATCCAAAGAGTTGCATATTTCAAAAGCGGAAGTTGAATTTGTATTAAAAATTAATGAGATAAAGTAA
- a CDS encoding FtsW/RodA/SpoVE family cell cycle protein, whose product MADRKLFTLVVILIGISIILAYSLSAYTTILFGVGEFHFAIRQSIFGFISILTIWSIAQLNPDKHLTPLGFTLFFGSIILMIAMPFLPESLVSAVGGAKRWIKILGFSIAPVEFFKIGFIYFLAWSFTRKLGHHDGMGLTNEFKRFAPYALVFIGVMFIIAFVQNDLGQVVVLGLTLLFMLMFAGSSFRFFLTLLLGALIFFLLFIFTAEHRILRIKSWWASAQDTVLSFLPDILANELRVPTDVVPYQIGHSLNAIHNGGLFGVGLANGTFKLGFLSEVHTDFVLAGLAEEFGFAGVVFVVFIFMWIIKRIFTIANRSDDSRIYLFSLGIGLMLSFAFLVNAYGISGITPIKGISVPFLSYGGSAILASSIGIGMILMASKKVNLEKKL is encoded by the coding sequence TTGGCAGATAGAAAACTTTTTACATTAGTAGTAATTCTAATCGGTATTAGTATTATTTTAGCCTATAGTCTGTCTGCTTATACAACTATACTTTTTGGAGTCGGTGAATTTCATTTTGCGATTAGACAAAGTATTTTCGGTTTTATAAGTATATTGACTATTTGGAGTATAGCTCAGCTAAATCCCGATAAGCATCTGACACCTCTTGGATTTACACTTTTTTTTGGTTCTATTATTTTAATGATAGCTATGCCGTTTTTGCCCGAGTCTTTGGTTTCGGCAGTCGGAGGTGCTAAGAGATGGATTAAAATTTTAGGTTTCTCAATTGCACCAGTAGAATTTTTTAAAATAGGTTTTATATATTTTTTGGCATGGAGTTTTACGAGAAAACTAGGACATCACGACGGTATGGGACTTACAAACGAGTTTAAACGTTTTGCTCCTTATGCTTTAGTATTTATAGGTGTTATGTTTATTATTGCATTTGTTCAAAACGACTTGGGTCAAGTTGTAGTTTTAGGACTTACTTTACTGTTTATGTTAATGTTTGCAGGTAGTAGTTTTAGATTTTTCCTTACCTTACTCCTTGGGGCATTGATATTTTTCTTGCTTTTTATTTTTACGGCCGAGCACAGAATTTTACGTATAAAATCATGGTGGGCATCGGCACAAGATACCGTTCTTTCATTTTTGCCCGATATATTGGCAAACGAGTTAAGAGTTCCTACAGATGTCGTGCCATACCAGATAGGGCATTCACTAAATGCTATACACAACGGCGGTTTATTTGGAGTAGGTCTTGCAAACGGTACTTTTAAACTTGGATTTTTATCTGAGGTCCATACCGATTTTGTATTGGCGGGACTTGCCGAAGAATTTGGTTTTGCAGGGGTAGTTTTTGTTGTTTTTATCTTTATGTGGATAATAAAACGTATATTTACAATAGCAAATCGCTCAGATGATTCTCGTATCTATCTTTTTTCACTGGGAATAGGTCTTATGCTTAGTTTTGCATTTTTGGTAAATGCTTACGGGATTAGTGGGATTACGCCTATTAAAGGTATATCTGTTCCGTTTTTAAGTTACGGCGGTAGTGCGATACTCGCTTCCTCTATCGGGATAGGTATGATTTTAATGGCAAGTAAAAAAGTAAATCTGGAGAAAAAACTGTGA
- the murG gene encoding undecaprenyldiphospho-muramoylpentapeptide beta-N-acetylglucosaminyltransferase codes for MKLCITGGGTGGHLVIAEALVEAAVKEGHQAIFIGSLKGQDRKYFESNSKFSHVYFLDTTGVVNQKGFGKLKALYKVFLAFLKSRKILKQHNIDATYSVGGFSAAPASFATLSMFKPLFIHEQNAIEGRLNSLLKPYAKRFISAYDSASIIQGYPVKDVFFKNARVRDELKTIIFMGGSQGAKAINDLALSVAEELKNKGIYIIHQAGETDFDRVKNEYEKLGVDAELYAFTKELPSLITKADLAVSRAGASTLWELTASGCPALYVPYPYAAKDHQFYNASFIVENDLGWCEREGEGLKTKLLHILKEPLKEKSQTLLQYSHKDVAKKMIDDVFRVLND; via the coding sequence GTGAAGTTGTGTATAACCGGCGGTGGAACGGGAGGGCATCTTGTGATAGCGGAGGCTTTAGTAGAAGCTGCCGTTAAAGAAGGGCATCAGGCTATTTTTATAGGGTCACTAAAAGGTCAAGACAGAAAATATTTTGAGTCTAATTCCAAGTTTTCTCATGTTTATTTTTTAGATACAACGGGTGTAGTTAACCAAAAAGGATTTGGAAAACTAAAAGCATTATATAAAGTATTTTTAGCCTTTTTAAAATCTCGTAAGATATTAAAACAGCATAACATAGATGCTACATACAGTGTAGGCGGTTTTTCCGCAGCACCTGCATCTTTTGCGACTCTCAGTATGTTTAAACCTTTATTTATACATGAACAAAATGCAATTGAGGGTAGATTAAACTCTTTGTTAAAACCATATGCAAAACGTTTTATATCTGCGTATGACAGTGCATCTATTATACAAGGATATCCGGTGAAAGATGTATTTTTCAAAAATGCACGTGTAAGAGATGAGCTAAAAACAATTATATTTATGGGTGGAAGTCAAGGTGCTAAAGCGATAAACGATTTGGCACTCAGTGTAGCAGAGGAGCTTAAAAATAAGGGCATCTATATTATACATCAAGCAGGCGAAACAGATTTTGATAGGGTAAAAAACGAGTATGAAAAGCTAGGGGTAGATGCAGAACTTTATGCTTTTACGAAAGAATTGCCGAGTTTAATTACAAAAGCTGATTTGGCAGTAAGCCGAGCAGGTGCTTCTACACTTTGGGAGCTAACGGCATCAGGATGTCCCGCTTTATATGTGCCGTATCCATATGCAGCAAAAGATCACCAGTTTTATAATGCTTCATTTATTGTTGAGAATGATTTGGGTTGGTGTGAGCGAGAGGGTGAAGGTCTTAAAACTAAACTCTTACATATTTTAAAAGAGCCTTTAAAAGAAAAAAGTCAGACACTTTTACAATACTCACATAAAGATGTGGCAAAAAAAATGATAGACGATGTTTTCAGGGTATTAAATGATTAG
- a CDS encoding DedA family protein: MIRELAQDLVDLIFDWGYLGIFLLMAVESSFIPFPSEIIMVPAGFLAAEGRMSISMVMLSGVGGSLLGAFINYYLALLLGRKILQKYGKYFFIKESALSKMDKFFESHGAISTFTGRLLPGIRQLISIPAGLSRMNIAVFSVYTALGAGIWALILTLLGYFIGQNQELISLYLKQITYIILISLGIIGFMYYKYQKNKG; this comes from the coding sequence ATGATTAGGGAATTAGCACAAGATTTAGTTGATTTAATCTTTGATTGGGGGTATCTAGGGATATTTTTACTAATGGCAGTCGAGTCGTCGTTTATACCGTTTCCTAGTGAAATAATTATGGTTCCTGCCGGTTTTTTGGCAGCCGAGGGCAGGATGAGTATATCTATGGTAATGTTAAGCGGAGTGGGCGGAAGTTTACTTGGTGCATTTATAAATTACTACTTGGCACTTCTGCTGGGTAGAAAAATATTGCAAAAATACGGTAAATATTTTTTTATTAAAGAGAGTGCCCTCTCTAAAATGGATAAGTTTTTTGAATCACACGGAGCAATATCAACTTTTACGGGAAGATTATTACCGGGCATCCGTCAGCTGATATCGATACCTGCGGGATTAAGCCGTATGAATATAGCCGTTTTTTCTGTTTATACAGCTTTAGGTGCAGGAATTTGGGCGTTAATATTGACTTTGCTTGGATATTTCATAGGTCAAAATCAAGAGTTGATTAGCCTATATCTTAAGCAAATTACTTATATTATCCTAATCAGCTTAGGTATAATAGGATTTATGTATTATAAGTATCAAAAAAATAAAGGATAA
- a CDS encoding DUF420 domain-containing protein — MNYMFENGFLGTRAPFFMDFVTIIVAFLPFLMMVAILFAKRKKYKIHQLAQYTLFVTSLIVVTYFEMGVRIGGGFDAFMKGSSVSHNYAFIVLIAHIIIATITLFVWVMAITRAKKYLRENRHVKIGKITFSGVVLTSLSGIWVYLLLFVY, encoded by the coding sequence ATGAATTATATGTTTGAAAATGGTTTTTTAGGCACAAGAGCTCCGTTTTTTATGGACTTTGTAACAATTATTGTAGCTTTTTTACCATTTTTAATGATGGTTGCAATACTTTTTGCAAAAAGAAAAAAATATAAAATACACCAACTAGCTCAATACACGTTGTTTGTAACATCTTTAATAGTAGTTACATATTTTGAGATGGGTGTTAGAATCGGTGGCGGCTTTGATGCTTTTATGAAGGGAAGCAGTGTATCGCACAATTATGCATTTATAGTATTAATAGCCCATATTATAATAGCAACTATTACACTTTTTGTCTGGGTAATGGCTATTACAAGAGCAAAAAAATATTTAAGAGAAAACAGGCATGTGAAAATAGGTAAAATAACTTTTAGCGGAGTGGTTCTAACCTCTTTAAGCGGGATATGGGTTTATCTGCTTTTATTCGTATATTAA